The following is a genomic window from Crossiella equi.
GCACCGAGAACCGTTCCGGCAGCGGGAAGCCCGCGCGGGAGGCCAGGTCCTCGGCCGGTTCGCCGTTGAGCAGCACGGTGAACAGCGCCCGTCGGTAGTGCGCGCGGTCGCTGTCGCGGCGGTGGCGCTCGGCCAGGTAGGCCTGCGTCACCGCGGCCGCCGCGCGGTCCAGGTAGCGCAGCACCAGCTCGGTGCCGTCCAGCACCGCGGGCAGGTCCTCCGGCCGCGCGTCCCCGACCAGGCGGCGCCACACCGACAGCAGCGCGCCGTGGTAGGCCGACAACACCTCGGCCAGCGGCCTGCCCTCGGCCGCCTGGCGCGCGGCGGTGGCGGTGACCGGACCGCTCAGGTCCTCGACCTCGGGGGTGCGCCGGGTGCGCAGCGACTGCGCCAGCACCTCCAGGTGCACCTCCACCGCGGCGGTCAGCTCGTGGTGCTCCCGGGTCAGGGACTGGGCCAGGCGGCGGCGTTCGGTCAGCAGCCACTGGTAGAGCACCGTGCCGTTGACGGTCAGCGCGGCGTTGTGATCGGTCACAGCATCCGTCTACCAGGTTGGGAACGGGCCCGATAGCGCGGCCCCGGGCGCCGTCCGGAGGATGGCCCGGTGAGACGACACGCGATCAAGGCGGTGCTGGCCGCACTGCTGCTCAGCTCGTCACCGGCCACCGCGGTGGCCCAGCCCGGGACGCCCCGCGACGAGCGGTCGAGCGTGACGACCGAGGCGGGCTGGGTGGAGTACGAGGTGCACGTGCCGCCGCAGCACCAGCCCGGCAGGCGGCTGCCGCTGGTGGTGGCGCTGCACGGCTGCACCATGACCGGCTACACGTTCAACTCGATGAAGGAGCTCACCCGGCTCAACAGGCTGGCCGACGAACGCGGCTTCCTCGTCGTCTACCCCAACCAGAACCCGCTGCGGAACCTGCTCGGCTGCTGGAACGCCGCCGACCCCAAGCACCAGCGACGCGGGACCGGCGAGGCCGGGATCCTGGGCGGCATGACGGCCAAGGTCGCACAGGACTACGGCACCGACCCCCGCCGCACGCACGTGGTCGGCGCCTCCGCCGGCGCGGGCATGGCCGTGGTGCTCCAGGTGGCCTACCCGGACGTGTTCGCCAGTGCGGCCTCGGTGGCGGGCGGCGAGTACGCCTTCCACGAGTCGCAGCGGCTGTCCCCGGTGGACACCGCGCGCCTGGCCTACGCTCAGATGGGTTCGCGGGCCCGGGTGGCCCCGCTGCTGGTCGGCCAGGGCAGCGCGGACGAGACCGTGCCCCCGGCGGTGGCCGACCGTCTGGTGACGCACTGGGCCGCGGTGGGCGACCTGGCCACGGACGGGCTGCTGGACGGCGACGTGGACGACGTGGCCGATGCCAGCGAGCAGGTCGCCGAGCCCGGCGAACGGCCGTACCTGCACACCACCTACCGCGACCGCGGCGGCAAGGCCGTGGTGGAGAAGTACGTGGTCGACGGGCTGGCGCACAAGTGGCCCGGCGGGCCGGCCAGTCACACCCTGGCCGACCCGCTCGGGCCCGATCTCAGCCGGATCGTGTGGGAGTTCTTCGCGGCCAACCCGCGCTGAGGTTCACACCGCGTCGAACTGCGCCTGGTACAGCCGCTGGTAGGCCCCGCCGCTGGCCAGCAGCTCGGTGTGCGAGCCCTGCTCGACGATCCGCCCCGACTCCATCACCAGGATGAGGTCGGCGTCGCGGATCGTGGACAGCCGGTGCGCGATCACGAAGCTGGTGCGCTCGGCCCGCAGCGCGGCCATGGCCTTCTGCACCAGGGCCTCGGTGCGGGTGTCCACCGAGCTGGTCGCCTCGTCCAGGATGAGCAGGGACGGGGCGGCCAGGAAGGCCCGCGCGATGGTGAGCAGCTGCTTCTCCCCCGCGCTGATGTTGGTGCCCTCCTCGTCGATCACCGTGTCGTAGCCGTCGGGCAGCACGCGCACGAAGTGGTCGGCGAAGGCGGCCTTCGCGGCGGCCTGGATGTCCTCCTCGGTGGCGTCCGGGCGGCCGTAGGCGATGTTGTCCCGGATGGTGCCGCCGAAGAGCCAGGTGTCCTGCAACACCATGCCGATGCGGCCGCGCAGGTCGTCCCGGGTCATCGTGGTGGTGTCCACGCCGTCCAGGGTGATCCGGCCCGCGTCCAGCTCGTAGAAGCGCATGATCAGGTTGACCAGCGTGGTCTTGCCCGCGCCGGTCGGGCCCACGATCGCCACCGTCTGCCCGGGCTGCGCCACCAGGGACAGGCCCTCGATCAGCGGCTGGTCCGCGCGGTAGCTGAAGCTGACGTCGTGGAACTCCACCCGGCCGCCCCGGCGTGCCACCGTGGCGGGCTGGGCCGGGTCCTCGGACTGCTCGGGCTCGTCCAGCAGCTCGAACACCCGCTCGGCGCTGGCCACCCCGGACTGGAGCAGGTTGGCCATGGAGGCGACCTGCGTCAGCGGCTGGGTGAACTGGCGGGAGTACTGCAGGAACGCCTGCACCTCGCCGAGGGTCATGGCGCCGGA
Proteins encoded in this region:
- a CDS encoding extracellular catalytic domain type 1 short-chain-length polyhydroxyalkanoate depolymerase translates to MRRHAIKAVLAALLLSSSPATAVAQPGTPRDERSSVTTEAGWVEYEVHVPPQHQPGRRLPLVVALHGCTMTGYTFNSMKELTRLNRLADERGFLVVYPNQNPLRNLLGCWNAADPKHQRRGTGEAGILGGMTAKVAQDYGTDPRRTHVVGASAGAGMAVVLQVAYPDVFASAASVAGGEYAFHESQRLSPVDTARLAYAQMGSRARVAPLLVGQGSADETVPPAVADRLVTHWAAVGDLATDGLLDGDVDDVADASEQVAEPGERPYLHTTYRDRGGKAVVEKYVVDGLAHKWPGGPASHTLADPLGPDLSRIVWEFFAANPR